The following proteins are encoded in a genomic region of Rhodothermales bacterium:
- a CDS encoding sigma 54-interacting transcriptional regulator: protein MDIGDKWPYVYDQMCNDLPIIVESLDDLPASAELDRRNFRKRGTKSLAHFPMNVDGEQIGYLGFSTVREIEWDNERLGHLRLMGEVMANLLSGLRKEARLRGAFKKIRELKQRLEAENSVLRKTVSEGDGSHSWEFVGGSPAMLQVLRKIEQVAPTDSSVLITGETGAGKELVAHAIHAKSHRADRSFIKVNCAALPSQLIESELFGHVKGAFTGAIANQMGRFEVADGGTIFLDEVGELPLELQPKLLRVLQSGEFNPVGSSESRRCDVRVVAATNRDLQSEIGQQRFRDDLFYRISVFPIHVPPLRDRREDIPLLTAFFLQRLRGRIGKRIDQIAPETVDQLAAYAWPGNVRELTNVLERAMITSSGSTLKLDGHSTLLPASPIALKDAGEDASIGRTLEEVERDYIQSVCDTCGWRIRGTGGAAEVLGLHPSTLRSRMKKLGIRRPGG, encoded by the coding sequence ATGGATATCGGCGATAAGTGGCCATATGTCTACGACCAGATGTGCAACGATCTACCGATCATCGTTGAATCGCTCGACGATCTTCCCGCCTCGGCAGAGCTTGACCGCAGGAACTTCCGCAAACGTGGAACCAAGTCGTTGGCCCACTTTCCCATGAACGTGGACGGTGAACAGATCGGCTACCTTGGCTTCAGCACAGTCCGTGAGATCGAGTGGGACAACGAGCGGTTGGGTCATCTTCGCCTGATGGGCGAAGTCATGGCGAATCTATTGTCGGGTCTCCGGAAAGAAGCTCGCTTGCGTGGGGCATTCAAGAAGATTCGTGAACTGAAGCAACGATTGGAGGCGGAAAACAGCGTTCTCCGAAAGACCGTCTCCGAGGGTGATGGCTCGCATTCATGGGAATTCGTCGGCGGGAGTCCGGCAATGCTGCAGGTGCTGCGCAAAATCGAGCAGGTCGCGCCGACCGATAGTTCTGTGTTGATCACGGGGGAAACTGGGGCGGGGAAGGAGTTGGTTGCTCACGCGATTCATGCGAAGAGCCATAGAGCGGACAGAAGCTTCATTAAAGTCAACTGTGCCGCCCTGCCGTCACAGCTGATCGAAAGCGAATTGTTTGGGCACGTGAAAGGTGCCTTCACCGGTGCGATTGCCAATCAAATGGGACGCTTTGAGGTGGCCGATGGGGGAACGATCTTTTTAGATGAGGTCGGAGAACTGCCGTTGGAGCTACAGCCAAAGCTGTTGCGTGTTCTGCAATCGGGCGAATTCAATCCAGTTGGCTCCTCGGAATCGCGACGCTGCGATGTCCGCGTGGTGGCGGCGACTAATCGTGACTTGCAATCTGAGATTGGGCAGCAACGATTCCGCGACGACCTTTTTTACAGGATCAGTGTTTTTCCAATCCACGTGCCGCCGCTGCGCGATCGCCGGGAGGACATTCCACTCTTGACCGCTTTCTTTTTGCAGAGACTCCGTGGGCGGATTGGGAAACGGATCGATCAGATTGCCCCGGAGACCGTCGACCAGTTGGCTGCGTATGCCTGGCCGGGGAACGTGCGGGAACTGACGAATGTTCTCGAGCGGGCAATGATTACGTCGTCGGGTTCCACCTTAAAACTGGATGGTCATTCGACATTGCTTCCAGCATCACCAATCGCTCTGAAAGACGCAGGGGAGGATGCATCCATTGGACGCACGCTGGAAGAAGTCGAGCGCGACTACATTCAGTCTGTGTGCGACACGTGTGGCTGGCGAATTCGGGGTACCGGTGGAGCGGCTGAGGTTCTCGGATTGCATCCCAGCACTCTCAGGTCGCGCATGAAAAAGCTGGGCATCCGCCGCCCGGGCGGCTGA